GTTTCTGCACTTGTTACTCTGAATTAGTGACATTATTAAATCAAGTACCGATCATAtatagcttttctttttcttgtcataaAATCACTGCATTTTTACATAATGATTTTGCCTCAAGCAGCTTTAACAGATCTTATGACTCATGTTAATTGTTCAAAAATATGTCCCTCTGtccttcagtttttcttttaaaatcttcaagcagtgtctctgtgctgtatAAAGGTGTTATGGATTACCTCTGTGATCCTCTTAGGGTGAAGGGATGCCGCCTGCTCTGTGGACAGTGCTGCATGAGTGGCGGACTCGCATTGTGAAGGGCAGCTGTAACCCTTTATTTGGAGATCAGTTCAGCTGTATTCTGCAGCAGGATAAAGACAGTCTTCATCGCATCAACCTCAGGATGGAGGTCCTGCAGCACACACCTCTCTCACTTTCAGTAgctttttaatcttattttaacaGCCTGAAATGAGCCATTACCTAATTTACCTGCACTAATAATACAATTCCAAAGGTACAAtacaaaaaaatgcatgcaGATTACATCTTAGCTGTCATACTATAAGCTCAAAAGGATTTCAGACTGTAAGTACTACAGTCCCTGAACTCTACATGGACTCTAAGATACACACTGGAGAATTTACAATGTAGTCATGAGAGAAAAAGatatgtttttggtttttaaactgCGTGATTCTATAAGTAAATTGTCtcttgtgtctgtgtacatCTCAGGTGAGGGACTTTGATAAATTCTCCAGACACACAGTGTTAGGAGAGGTGAGAGTTCCTCTAGGGCAGCTCAACATCTCTTACCCTCTGGAGCTACAAGAGGATCTGCAAATACCCCAGAAGGTACAGTAGGACATTatgtatgcaaacacacacatttataatcACATAGGAATGTTCTTCTCATCTTTCAGTTGAGGTGAATTAGCATCCAGCTTGTCATATTGTAAATTCTGCAAATAGTAATTAAAATAAGCTTTGATCTTTGGAGTAGTAGTTGgagtattattatcattatcatacAGCCTACATCATACTGCAGTGTttatcctctctctttctggacAGGATCTTGTAGGACAGGTGCTGCTGTCACTCAAGTTTCTTCCCACTTCTCAGAGGCTAGAGGTTGGTCTGCTAAAGGTCAGAACAGTCCTCGCTGAGATATGCTCAGATGCAGGTAGGGTTAGACAAACATCTTCACAAAAATAAAGCCACCAGCGGTCATACGTTTACAATCTAACATACAGTTGCTAAATTGACTTCCTTGTGTTGTACAGCCTTGTACGCCAGGATCAGCGTCCAATGCAATCAGTGCAAGTTGAGGTACCAAAAGACCTCTGTAGTCGCCCGGTGCCCTGTGACTGTCTTCAATGAGGTGCTCATGTTCTCCCTGCCTGAGTTTCCTCTGGAGCGGTGTAAAATTATGGTCTCTGTGTATGAGACTCACATGACTAGGAAATCAACCAAACACCTGATGGGACAGATGACTGTGGGGAAGGAGAAGAGTTCACAAGACAAGCACTGGAACTTGATGATGCACTCATTCCGCCAGCCAGTAGCAGAGTGGCACGGACTGCTGATCTGAGCTACAGCTCATAAACCCTCTGTCCTTCACTCCTTAGATGTCTGTACCTGCTTGTATTTAACTAGAAGCCATGATGCTTGTGCATTTGACTGTTGAGGCATCTGCACCTGCTTAATTGAAGGGCAAGCAAGGACTCCTTTCCCTCTTGACTCCACAGTGGTAAAGAGGTCTTCCTGTTCCAGGAAAGTTGAGTGACTGCTCAACTGAAACCTAAGGTTACTCAGTGTACTTGTTCACTCacatctcttctttctttttatcttaaAATCTCATCATATTGAAAGGGCTCTAAAGATCTGGCCTTTGCACTCCTCACTTCTGATGAAGATTGCCTCAGTGTTGCGCTTACTGTACTCAGTGAAtaactgtgttgtttgtgttactgtaatATTTGTCTATAAGCTGTGATGCTCTTTTGTGCCTGTTTTAAAAACTGTCCACTCCACACTATTGAAACTTTATGTTGCTATGAACTATGAATGTTAAGTAAATTCAACAATTCACAGTGAATAAGGATTATCTAATGGCTTATATGTTACAGAAACCATATAGTTCATTTACAGAGGGTGTTGAATTGGAATGGCCAGGGCTTGACCCTTAAAATATcttgaaaaggaaataaatgtcAACATAAAACCATACCAAGGATAAGTGGCCTTATTGtagtaaaaagcaaaacataaaaacacaatcttCAGGTTGAAGGTCTCTTCAAGAGACTCTTCACTGTAATTTCCTTCACCGGCCTTTCCTGCCACCTGTTGGTTTATCTTTGTGAAAGCAGAAAACCTAAGTACAGTAAGTACAGCAAGCACTAAGTGCTTGTGGACTCACTTACagggtgtgtgttggtgttctACCTTTCATCAGCCAATAACTGAAATTAGGGCTGGAACTTACAATGCTGATAATTATTGCTGTAACAGTTAgttgtttcattattttgcaATGTGGATCTTTTTTCATAATAATTCCATAACTTACTGGTAAATGAAAACATATCTGTTGATCAATAGGACTGATCAGATGGATTGATTAGACTATTGCTAAAATTAATAATGACGCCACAAAGAAATTGGCGAGCAGATTAAATGCAGAAACAAAGATTATATTTGCTTTGTGTGAATGCACTGTTGACAAATGTGGGACAAATCATTCTTCAGCAGAGCAAGAACACCACTTTATCATTTCAGACCCATGATATCTGCTGTGCTAGTCCcatgctgtctttctctgttcagGTAATGTACAAGGGGGGAGTTggaggtttcagcagtgagtcacttccgcgttcaaaaagctgcagttcctcggctgccgctgggggctggctccagaagtgagccattctccattgacccccatccagaggcctccggctacctccagggGCTgtagtgtcagtgtttgtcaaTGTTCGGATAGGCTTTTGTGACAaaatggctt
The window above is part of the Toxotes jaculatrix isolate fToxJac2 chromosome 5, fToxJac2.pri, whole genome shotgun sequence genome. Proteins encoded here:
- the syt19 gene encoding synaptotagmin-2 gives rise to the protein MITLIDFPAHVGLISAAGELKMPFSDTVKYCILGISVTLLLLALCILAWQAFRCCTQKHKVYARQDTASSDLLYSHVKSAPVGKNSGAPGTKVEDVSTEAHRLSRCLSQAQFPSSGSSQSEGDVGEQTNITKADGSLRFSVYYDQLQSRLVVTVLQAEGLLEHRQTCSLQPFVKLRLMKAASEAVEVQGCKNEEGEGMPPALWTVLHEWRTRIVKGSCNPLFGDQFSCILQQDKDSLHRINLRMEVRDFDKFSRHTVLGEVRVPLGQLNISYPLELQEDLQIPQKDLVGQVLLSLKFLPTSQRLEVGLLKVRTVLAEICSDAALYARISVQCNQCKLRYQKTSVVARCPVTVFNEVLMFSLPEFPLERCKIMVSVYETHMTRKSTKHLMGQMTVGKEKSSQDKHWNLMMHSFRQPVAEWHGLLI